The Candidatus Eremiobacteraceae bacterium genome window below encodes:
- a CDS encoding APC family permease, producing TQLMLWIEFASIALIMTLSFVYFFKRGTLVDTPQLVLAGVTPATIGHALVLSIFSYVGFESAASLGHEAKNPLSSIPRSILFTVVAVGAYFVYTTYVLVMAFHGQNPPLDQSTAPLNVLANLAGIPIFGLLIAIGVAIGFFACALACITAGSRVLYAMSRHGLFHAAAGDAHATHATPHIAVTFAAIAVLVGPLVLFASHFALLDIFGDLGTLGTLSVLFSYVLVSVAAPVYLRRRAELKPSDVVIAAIAVVAMIVAIVGTVYPVPPPPQSYIPYVFIVLLALGVSRFLYVRSRDPQMIRDIEADLIAQ from the coding sequence GACGCAGCTCATGCTCTGGATCGAGTTTGCGTCGATCGCGCTCATCATGACGCTGTCGTTCGTGTACTTCTTCAAGCGCGGCACCTTGGTGGACACGCCGCAGCTGGTGCTGGCGGGCGTCACGCCGGCGACCATCGGCCACGCGCTTGTGCTGTCGATCTTCAGCTACGTCGGGTTCGAGAGCGCTGCGTCATTGGGTCACGAGGCGAAGAACCCGCTCAGCTCGATCCCGCGCTCGATCCTTTTCACGGTCGTGGCGGTCGGCGCGTACTTCGTCTATACGACCTACGTGCTCGTCATGGCGTTCCACGGGCAGAATCCGCCGCTCGATCAGTCGACCGCTCCGTTGAACGTGCTTGCCAATCTCGCCGGCATCCCGATCTTCGGACTGCTTATCGCCATCGGCGTGGCGATCGGCTTCTTCGCCTGCGCGCTGGCGTGCATCACGGCAGGCTCGCGCGTGTTGTACGCGATGTCGCGGCACGGGCTGTTCCATGCCGCGGCCGGCGACGCGCACGCCACCCATGCCACACCCCACATCGCGGTGACGTTCGCCGCGATCGCGGTGCTCGTGGGGCCGCTCGTCCTGTTCGCCAGCCATTTCGCGCTGCTCGACATCTTCGGCGACCTCGGCACGTTGGGAACGCTCAGCGTGCTGTTCTCCTACGTGCTGGTGAGCGTGGCAGCGCCGGTCTATCTGCGCCGACGCGCAGAGCTCAAGCCGAGCGATGTCGTGATCGCCGCGATCGCGGTCGTCGCCATGATCGTGGCCATCGTGGGCACAGTCTATCCAGTACCGCCGCCGCCGCAAAGCTACATCCCATACGTCTTCATCGTGCTGCTGGCGCTGGGCGTGTCGCGCTTCCTCTACGTGCGCTCGCGCGATCCGCAGATGATCCGCGACATCGAGGCGGACCTCATCGCTCAATGA
- the sixA gene encoding phosphohistidine phosphatase SixA, with protein sequence MEAVIVRHADAGKADPRKYPDDALRPLSPEGEKEMRRVARGMRKIDIEIDHVFHSGYERARQTALCICEAYEIDPNSIRVLKSLVPEAEPAKTASELRALRDLSRVALVGHMPQLGRLIGYLVAGNTELQLELKKGAACLLDVDRWSPGGATISALLPPKALRKLGK encoded by the coding sequence ATGGAGGCGGTCATCGTCCGCCATGCCGATGCCGGCAAGGCGGACCCACGGAAGTATCCCGATGACGCGCTGCGTCCGCTTTCGCCGGAAGGCGAAAAGGAGATGCGCCGCGTCGCGCGCGGCATGCGCAAGATCGACATCGAGATCGATCATGTCTTCCACAGCGGCTACGAGCGGGCGAGACAGACGGCGTTGTGCATCTGCGAGGCCTACGAGATCGATCCCAACTCCATCCGCGTGCTGAAGTCGCTCGTGCCCGAGGCCGAGCCGGCGAAGACAGCCTCCGAGCTGCGTGCGCTGCGCGATCTATCACGCGTCGCGCTGGTCGGACACATGCCGCAGCTCGGTCGATTGATCGGCTATCTGGTGGCCGGGAACACCGAGCTCCAGCTCGAGCTCAAGAAGGGCGCCGCGTGCCTGCTCGACGTCGACCGCTGGTCGCCCGGCGGCGCCACCATCTCGGCGCTGCTGCCGCCCAAGGCGCTGCGCAAGCTCGGGAAGTAA
- a CDS encoding multicopper oxidase domain-containing protein has product MPRRTCAGFQRRRSTHPARLPSYAERVRWYLMTIGFGFNFHTPHWHGNTVLWAKQRTDVIPLSPAQMVTADMVPDNPGTWLYHCHVSDHMDGGMVTLYEVDP; this is encoded by the coding sequence GTGCCCCGCCGGACATGTGCAGGCTTCCAGCGGCGACGGTCGACGCATCCAGCGCGGCTCCCGTCATACGCAGAGCGCGTCCGCTGGTACCTGATGACGATCGGCTTCGGCTTCAACTTCCATACGCCGCACTGGCACGGCAACACCGTGCTGTGGGCCAAGCAGCGCACCGACGTGATCCCGCTCTCGCCCGCGCAGATGGTGACGGCCGACATGGTCCCGGACAACCCCGGCACGTGGCTGTACCATTGCCATGTCAGCGACCACATGGACGGCGGGATGGTGACGTTGTACGAGGTTGACCCCTGA